taagagatagagagagatagagagttactttttttatcataataatacaatattactatattattactatGATGTATTTGGccgtttattatatattccaGCAACGCTTGCGAGAACACCTCTTCAATTCACGATTGCTATCTCGGCGAATAATTGTCGTGAGActagaaattttgaaaaatacgacTGTGACGTAACTGGGAGAAAAATGTCGATCGCGGGAAGAAGGTGTCAATGTCtctacaatatttaatttcttatcttCAATATTTCCGTCAGCACAGTGgcgtgaaaaaaaatccaaCGTTCAGAGAGTGTTCGAGTGGAGCCGTTTaagatattacaataattgcaTAGTGAAGTAATCACAATGAGAGCTGCTACTGTGATTTAGCAATAATTGTATACACAGTACTGCCAACCATGTAACCAACATGGAAATTTCACTGCAAGTTATAATgagttttaaatatgtatagttttgtattatagaaaaatttcgGAGTATAATATGCGACAtggttttataaattgaaattataattacaatgacGATAGCAGTATTGCAATCTCAACTATAATTTGCACAGTTTGAACAAAAATGCGCAGCCATTATTCTTTCTCAGTATGTATACATTGAAAATCCAATGTAACATGACGCACAATGTCGCAAGCGTGTCTCTACTACTTCCTTCCTACTTTTCACTCCCAAACATTGGAAAATTACGCCGCTGCGCTGAGATTGATCTTTCACACCTTCTTCTTCCAATTTCAACACGCTGGAGGACGTCAGTGTCAACGTCCGATTCGTGCTATCTCACTTCGAAATTTGAATCGACACTTCTCTCATCTCGCATCTCGTTTCGCGACGATCGAATAGAAAGCGAAAACAATAATGTAACGATCAATAAGCACCAAGTCACGCTCGATTTACATTTGGATCACGAGAGACCTTCCACATGATCGATTACGAggattagaattaaaaaagcgAGAGAGAACACTATCACGTGATCGTAATCGTTGCGTTGTAATCGCCGATATGTCCTATCCTGCGATCCGCTCATTAACGCGTTAATTAACAGCTACTCCTTTTTGCAATATAGTTTCAATAATGTTCGTatgcaatatacatatatatatttctcctatatatatatatatatatttgtatatatatttatattatattaaacgaTGATATTTCCTCTTTGtccaatatattaattaagtatGATATGTTTATTCACAACTTGATGTGAGCGcttagaaagagagagaaagagcgagaaaaagagagtgtgtgtgtgataaAGACTGGAAAAatcttttcttccttcctttctaTCGCAAGAACAGCATCTTCGATTTGTTTGAGTAATAGCGATAATAAACCGAGTCACGTCGTTACTTTAAGTACGcccggtttttttttatgtagataAAACAGtgatatctatattaataaacttctttttttttcctcttataCCATGTTCCACGGATGAGTATTTCGATGCACTCGCGCGCACATATTGCAGACACACcgtacacacacgcacgcacgcacgcatgcacacacgcacacacacacgcacacacacacagaggCGCATACTCTCACATACGATTATATATCGTTATGCATTATACACTAGTCATTGTCAGAGAGTTATTagtgtttaaaatttgaagaGCTGGTCGCACTCGCTTCGGAATCATTCCGCACGGAGTCGCGATTCAGGTAGAGACTTCTGGACGTTAATTTGTAcgtgtatacatatacgtgtatgtgtgtgtgtgagaatGTTTCGTtcgttaatttttgtatatacgTGCACAAGTATCGGCTCGTCGCGTCCGTTTCGCTAGCGTCTCTTGGAGCGCGATTTGGGATTTCATCGTGGTTCTTTCTCCGTCGCGACGAGCAAATGCGCAAAATTTTCCGCGTGATTGATTGAGGAACTTTGATCCGGACCGCCTGGAACAGTTTTCCGAAGCGCGGTGCgacgatatataattatatgtatatatctatgTCGAGATATAATTCGCTATTCTACTTGTcgagtaataaaaatagagattgCATAGACTGAGATTCGTAGCGGATGCACCTATATAAAGGAGATACGTCCTATAAAGATTTCTTCTCGAGCGTGAAATTTGTATATGTCTCTTCGCATCACCGTGCGACTCGAATTTACACACATAAGCCCGTGTAGCTGCTGTATGCGTACGCGTATGTGCGCTCGCGCGTGTGTCGCGCGAGCCGCGAGCCCCTCGCGTTCATCGCGCGCTCGTTTCGTCACGTTTCTACACGCCGCTGTACAGCCACTCGTCATTCATCTCGACGTCGCGACGAAATCGAAACCAGCGCTATTTTCGACAAGTTCAACTTTCGATGTTCAGGCGCGCAGAACAGTGTGGCTTTATTAACCAACAAGCGATCCGAGAATCTAGCGAGCCAAATCTGAAAATTCATACAACTCGTTGTCAGAGGACACTTTAATCCTTTATTTGGCACgttgaataaaattgagaaCATTTTCCGATGAATTGTGATTGAATTtaatctgtaattaaaaaggtttaaaaattgcttctaaattaaataatatagaaattgacTTCTAACAATATCTAGTTGATTTTAAACAGATTAAAGACATATTGCTTTGATTAGAGCAATAAAACATCAAGTAAAGGATTAAGAAATTCTTATTGCACgatattttttccctcttttgCAGCTATCCTGTTAAATCGTAATCCTTCgcttatttatctttaacgAATGATCATCAATTAACGTTGTACAATTTAACATGCAGCTTGCACACTTTTTTGTctatcataaatattcaaatttatatgaaaccTTTGATgcctatataatatttaaaatccgTAAAAATATCACTGGAATTTAGAATTCAAGCGTAAAATGCATAACAAAAACGAAAAATgcgtaatattgaaaaaattgacagCCGTTGCAAGATATATTGCACTCTTCACATCGAAATCTGAACTCACGATTAACGCCGGTCTCCCGATTCTCGCGCGCGAGGTGAATATATTCGGAAACGCTTGATGCGGGGAAGAAAACACTTGGTAATCTTAATATCTGATATGTCCGTTGAGTATAGTTGGTGTTTCTGACGCTTCTATCATCTGGCCGATTCTAATGAGAAGTCGCTCGGACGAGATACCGCACGGATGCCTATCCTTAAATCTTACGAGATAtctgaagaaaaagaaaaaagaccgATAAAATCTTGAGCACGAACGGACGTCCATGACTCGATTACGCTTTTGTGCGGCGCACGTTGTGGCGCGCGCGCCAACAAAACAGCCACCCCGTTTGCTCGACGCGGCATTAAAAAGCGGCGCAAGAGATCCCACCCTCAATTGAGTATTTGTAAGTGTACACGCTCGCTTGGAAACGCGCGTGACGTATGTATGCTCGTGGTATTGCTGGGCGAATGGTACAAAGCCGTTTTCCTTTGGATTTTGAGCAAATTGCAGCCGCAAACCTTCCTCCGATCTTGCGCGGAGCTTGCACGGAGCTTTGCACTCTCGTCCAAGTTTCGTTCTATTGCTTGCACGAGTCTTCGAAAAGCGATCCCTTTCTCTCTTAACGTTACTTGCTATTATTACTCGAGCGACTGAGATATCTTGGGATAAATTAGCGGGAGCTTTCTAAAAAGACCGCTGCCGGCGAAGCACGCCGGCGACGATCGCCATCGGCTGCTTCGCCGTCCAGGCGCGCGATCTTAATCTTCTAATGCGGCGAGTTTCCTCGTCGTATTTTTCGCCGAAGATGCTTCACTTCCCGTTGCGTTGTTCTCTGAACGATCGAGATATCTCCGTGACAAGTTAACGGGAATAATCGCCAATGTCCACTATCGACGATCGCGCCTTCGTTTTTCTGTTTAATTATCCGGTGTCCGTTACGGGAGACAATCTTCAGAGACATGTGCTTCGTTCCTTGTTTTCACCGTTCGTTCCTGATCTCTCGCGATCATGTCAGCTGTATTTCGCCATGTACGTGTTAAAACGAACGATTCTAGATATTCGGAGCGGCCGCAGTGTGCGCTGGGCGACTCCTTCCCGGCACCGCGGCACCATTGGTCTCGAGAAACCTCGCTGTACCTTACGAAGACTGCTGAACAAACGACATTCATTGTACTCAGCGACTCAATATtctaaaaactatataaaaaaaaaaaaacttgtaattaCTTCTGTGAAGTTGGCCTTCcatgtttttaaattgaaaaaaatgattagagtTCTGGATGTCCCCCGAggagttctagagttctcagtccattttagaaagagttctgccatttaacgtaaagaaaacaccatttgaaaaattgtgcTAACTTCACGACGCCccttattatgtaaaaaatccaaatttttttatagttctgaGTAGATTTCAAATAGTTTTGTAGTTCTAgataagtttcaaaaatagttttacTCGAAATCCtacgaaaattaaatttgaaattctcgacTTGGAagacgaaaaatagcgagaactcgTTCAATTTTGGTTTTAGCGTTttgagcgcttcgagtgttaatgATTATcgctagaactcttcggggggcgtccagaactctcaacagaactgccggttaccgagaaaattTTCTACCCTCCGAAGCGCTCtaaggcgaaataaaaaagttctcgatggttgaaaTTACGGgtccaaaaaatttttaagtccCACAagggtaaaaatttttctcggtagttctgttgagagttctgtatTGCCCTTTACAAGTTCTAGCGATTATTCTGAAGGCTCAAAACGCTAAAACCAAAATTGAAtgagttctcgctatttttcgtctTCCAAAtcgagaatttcaaatttaatttcgtgGTATTTCGAGCAgaactatttttgaaacttatctaaaaatctatataactatttaaaatttattcagaactataaaaaaatttggattttttacataatggaGGGCATCGTGAAGTTAGTCCTCCAATTTTTCAATTGGTGctttctttactttaaatggcagaactctttctaaaatggactgagaactctagaactccTCGAGAGGCATCCAGAACTCTAATCATTTCTAAAAAATGGAGGGCCAACTTCACAAAGGTgcttgttataaaaatacgcACCGATTTCACGTAAACGTTAACTTTGGTATCGCCACTGCGTTAGGAAAAAATTATGCGACTCTTTTGTTCGGCGAAAGTGTATGAAAAGAGCACGAGAAAAACAAGAAGACAGAATATATCGGGTTGTATGAATAAAAGCGAAGCAAATGCTCTTAGCGGAAAGCAAAAGCGCTtgtttaaaagtaaaagcATGAAGCATTACACATGTATGTATCTTGTATCTCACATGAATATTCTTTCGAAGCATTTGCTTGCGTCACTGCCGTCAGAATAGTTATCGATAACTCAGCTATACAGGCGTGCAGGGAATTCGTATTTCTTATTGCTCGCTGTCTTTTGCTTCTTTTACGCTTATCCCGCTTCTAGAAGCAAATGCTTCAATGTCAAACGCGTGTGAGCTAACGCGTCTTGTACGTCCGCTTCGATAAGCACGAGCGAAAGATTTATCTTCCCCTTTTTACTCATACGACCCGTTATGCTAATTCATTTATCAAAGAATCACCTCTCTTCATTGCAGATCCTCCTCGCATTTGGGAATGTCGAATATTTCGGCGAACAGCGGCGGTAACTTGAGCTTCGTCCAGTTCCGGCGGAACCAGTCGAGCATGCTGGCGTGTCTGGCGCCGAGCGCTCTCAGCTCGGGTATCCTCTGCGAGACGCTGGCCATCGTGGTGGCGGAACCGCCGGCCCCTTCGGCGGCGGGCCGCGCCGTTTGCACCCTCAGCGCCTCCAGCACGCGATCCTGCAGCCTCTGCACGGCCTTGACGTCGTTCAGACCCGGTCGCTCGCTCAGCAGCACCGCCGCCGAGAACAGGCCCAGCTCGGTGTCCGTCAGTTGATGGGCGTTCAGCGACGACGTGACTTGCATCAGCGCGGATACGAAATCGGGCTGTCGATCGCGAAAGTCACacaaagaaaagaattataacGGTCGCGCAGTGACAAGGAATAAAAACATCGTCAGAGAGAATGCTTTTGAATGCTCTTAGCTTTCATCGGATCTGTATTGATTTCCTCGATAAGAAGAGCTTACGTTCCTTCTCTGACGGAGAGAGAACGGGTTCTAAATCTCACCTCGTACATCAGTTCCAACTGCTGTCGAGTGAAGTAGGTGCCATCCTCGAAGGTCATCGAATTGTCGTTGGTCATCTTGGAGATATGGCAGAGCCACACCTCGAAGAAGCCGACCTTGATCAGGATCAGCTGGTCGTCCTGCGAGAGCTCGCAGAATCCCGGCATCCGCTTCGCAAACTCCACCACCCTCTGCACCGACGGCGTCACTCGCGTGGCGAATTGCTGCCACAGCCAGATCCTCTGCGACTCGACCGTCTCCGCGGTCGACGACGCCGCTTCCGGGTCCTCCGGGCTGGCGGGCTGCGAAGAATTACTCGCCTAATCAGCAAGATTACAAACAGACCTGCGAGTTTGCTGCCACATCCAGCGGAAAGTCTTCGTGCTAATGTGTAATGAGTAATTAACCCTTTCGGGACGGAAGCTTTCCAACAAAAGTGAGATCTTGTTTTTTCTGAAGATTTTCAGGGACGCTGAATTTGATCGCGGTTTTAGAATCCCAAAATTCACAAGCGCATCTAATATGGCGCAccagatttttaaaaagttccgATTATCTCGAAACTCGGTTTTACGGGGTTTTGGAATCGCTGAACTCAAGTGTCACCtcgaaatttcaaaattttttatcgagcaACAATGTTAATCTCAAGATTCCGAAGTTCCGTTCGAATTCAGCAACTTTAAAGAACTCCCTCAAACTGAGTTTCcgattatctttttttaaactcgATCCGCTaaattggatccgccattttaaatttttgactttagatttaaataaagtgtGAACAAATACCTCGACGGATCGAGTTTCACAAAAATCGAGCGAGTAGTTTAAAAAAGTAAGTGTCCTCTATAAATCGGCGTCCGTCCGAAGAGGGTCAGAATTCCATTCTGCACCGAGAACAACGGAAACGCataatggaaatatttgaTTACTCCTTCACATGCAATACGAAAAGTCTCTCTTGTTCGCTaggaaaaaagaaagcaaaaaaaaaaaaagaaaaagtaagtAGATTTCTATTAAAACGCTTGTAAAATTTAACTACCGCTAGCAAACCACTAATCCAGACATTCTAGGTCGTGACGGATTAATTCTACGTTTCCTTTTTTAATGACTTACCGGTATTATCATAGGTTTCCGTGTGAGACCTCTGGTAGACTCTTCCGTGAAGCCGCAATGAGCGTGATGCGCCTGCGACACTTGGTGTATCACATCGTACACGGCCAGCGGCTTCACGTCAGCGTCCGACTGATCGGCCTCGACCACCGCCGCCGTTGGCACTCGCGAAATCGCGTTCTGGctgttattattgttgttgttattgttgttgttgttgttattGTTGTTCTTGTTGTTGGCGTTGTTGTTGCCGGTATCGGGTGTAGTCAGTTGCTGCATTTCCATGGCCGCcatcgtcgttgtcgttgtGGTCGTCGTCATAGTCGTCGCCATCGTATCCTCGGGGCCGCGTTCCCTCGAACGTTTCGGCACCCTGCCGTATCTCACGGctgcaaaaaaaatacgcAATGATGATTGTTCAGTTCGGAAACTGTTAttgtgtttaataatttttttttttgtaataaataagtttaGCGGATACAACGATATCacttatcaaaaataatttttatactggTTTTGCGTAATAAGTACTTTTtcggattttttaaataaatttgtgtactTTTTTCTCCGTCGGACAAAAACGCAATTTAATTAccacgtaaattaaattaaatttgtttgtcGGAATAATCAAGTTCCGCCTGTATCACGATTTTTTCGCTGCATAAAAGCACgcttaaaaacaataatatcatttattgaaaaatacttattatttgaaatgtttatgttcgttaaaaaaaaaataacggaatttattttattaacaaatgaaataaaaataattttaaactttgtaTTGATTGGAGTTTTTTACACTTCTATAACCTGATTCTTGTGGCCTTTTTtgctgaataatttttaagtaattatgaattataaaatatccttAGAAAAGTGGAACAAATTGAAAATGCtacatttattgttaaatgcagaataataaaagaggTAGTTTTCAATATACTTTTTCAATTCACACAATCGAATACAAGTTGTTGTTCAGGAAATAACAACTTTATTCCGACGTAAGAAAAAAACTCACATGATTCTTCGCTTTcaactttataatttaatgagaAACGGAAGCCATAAGCAGGCTTTATTTGCCGGAGTTTACATATAACATATCCCCTATAATTAGCACATTTAACGTATGCAACAATTTTCCTTGTTAAAACACTTCTTTCTTCGCGGAAATGTCGAAACGCTAATTGTTTTCAAACTCAGGAAAAGGAATTTCTTGGCAAATTTCGCTTCAGAGATATCAACAAAACGTTATTCTTTAGAACTTCTGTTTCTGGTGCGATAGAATGTGACACGTGGAATAGAGCAAATTCGGAGTTAAGAAACGAGAGCAGAGCAGAAAGAGGGGTGAAAGTGAGTATGTGTGAGTGAAGGGAATGCAGGGTGGAACAGAGGGAAGGGGAAAAGACGATGAATAGATAGGCATAGAATATAAGACATAGAGACGGGCACAAACGGGATTAGGTAGAGAGCAAAGATCATATAGAACATAGAAGGTATTAGGAGTTGGGGACTGGTGGCAACAAAGCGAGATGGAGAGGAAATTGGAAATGGCAGAAGGAATATGAGAAGCGAGAAGGGGGAGAGTAAGATGTGGAAATCATGGGTGTATAGAGAAGATGtgaaagaagaagagaggCAGGCATGGGAAAAAAGGGAAGAGGAGGAAAAAGAGATCTTTATCAAAAGTAAGAAAACAACGAGATCACCggaaaaaaaggaggaaaagaaagaaggggAGCAAAGGGGGatggagaagagagagaaggagatgAAAAAATGGAAAGGGGCGATGAAGGGGGTGATGAAGGAGGTAATAAGGATGGGGTTGGAGAATTGGAAAGAGGAAATGAGACagatgaaagagaaaataaaggagggaataaaagatataaggAAGAAAATGAAGGAGATTAGAGATAGGGAGGAGGGATgaaaggaggagagagaggaaatGAAAAGGTATATAAAGGGATTGGAAAGAAGAATAAAGGAGataaagagagacagagaggaaaagagggaaaggaaaagaaaaaaaggaaagagaggaggaaaaatggaaataaaagtGAAAGAGATAGAAGGGAAAatgaaaaggaaagagagggaggagaGGAAAAGGAATctgataataaaaagaatagaggTGACGGaagggaaaaagaaagaagcggTAGAGGGATTAATGAAGAACATAGGAGCGGaggtaaagataaaaaaatagaagacaTGAAGGATAGCAGAGAacagaaagaaaggaagagagatagTGGggataagaaaaaagaatgaggaaaaaaaaaggagatatGGGAGAAGAAAAAGATGCTTAAGGGTGGAAAGGAAAGGATAGTAGAGGACTGGACATGGAAGGAAAGGAGAATGAGATGGAAATTGGAGATGGCCCGGGAAGAGGAAAGGAAGAGGAAAAATGTATGGGTAGGATAtggaaaaataagaataaatggACAGCGGTGGAAGTGGGATGAGAAGAAGAAGGtgttaaaaaatggaaaaggtAACGTAAAAGTAGGAGGACGGAGGGAAAAGGGGGGATGGAGAAAGAGGGGGGCACAGGAtagaaaagaaggaaaaggaTAAAAAGGTAAAGCGGGAGGAAGTGAAAGAGAAGGAATGGAAAATGGGTTTCTGGAATGTGGCAGGAGTGggaaataaagataaagaattttgGGAAAGTCTAAAGAATTGGGATGTAATGGTGCTAATAGAAACATGGatgaataacaaaaaattaaggagtgcgaaagaaaaattaccAAGAGGATACGAATGGAGAGTGCAAGTAGcggagaagaaaaataaaaaaagaagaacgaTGAAATGATAATggggataaaaaaaagagatgatagaaaaagggagaaaaatagaaacgaAAAGAGAAGGGTTGATAGTTAAAAGGGTAAGAAAGGGAAAACAGAAATAGAGAGTGGTGGGATTATACGTTAATAGGAATATAAAGCAGATGTTACAGAGCATGGAACAGTGGGTAGGGGAGAAGATGTAATAGAGAAGGGGaagggaagaagaagaaaatcgaaGGATGGGAAGATGAATAGAGAGGGGAGAGTGATGGTGGGAGTTCCTAAAGAAAAGAGGGTGGGGAATACTGAACGGATGCACAAAGGAGAAGTACACGTTTACAGGGGGAAAAGGGAATACTGTGATAGATTACGTAATAGCAGATGAGGATACGAGGGAAAGATAAAAAGGTTAAAGATAGGGGACA
The window above is part of the Linepithema humile isolate Giens D197 chromosome 8, Lhum_UNIL_v1.0, whole genome shotgun sequence genome. Proteins encoded here:
- the LOC105678615 gene encoding ecdysone-induced protein 78C isoform X1; protein product: MDVFKLDQSLSAGLGSAPAPDTLTPEVSFDAGSEFNLSFFDGPEENNSTQGFSDPGSVGSASASPPPGTPGSAIPSAGNPAAAAAAAVAAAAAAGVNNPSAPPLPIVQVPSAGIVIKQEQHYAAADSNSSTPAKSFVPCKVCGDKASGYHYGVTSCEGCKGFFRRSIQKQIEYRCLRDGKCLVIRLNRNRCQYCRFKKCLAVGMSRDSVRYGRVPKRSRERGPEDTMATTMTTTTTTTTMAAMEMQQLTTPDTGNNNANNKNNNNNNNNNNNNNNNSQNAISRVPTAAVVEADQSDADVKPLAVYDVIHQVSQAHHAHCGFTEESTRGLTRKPMIIPASNSSQPASPEDPEAASSTAETVESQRIWLWQQFATRVTPSVQRVVEFAKRMPGFCELSQDDQLILIKVGFFEVWLCHISKMTNDNSMTFEDGTYFTRQQLELMYEPDFVSALMQVTSSLNAHQLTDTELGLFSAAVLLSERPGLNDVKAVQRLQDRVLEALRVQTARPAAEGAGGSATTMASVSQRIPELRALGARHASMLDWFRRNWTKLKLPPLFAEIFDIPKCEEDLQ
- the LOC105678615 gene encoding ecdysone-induced protein 78C isoform X3 produces the protein MMDVEETNTASTASSSPRPSSPSADFTFISVKGEPITEEPSSPLEATSPGSILRNNNEQHYAAADSNSSTPAKSFVPCKVCGDKASGYHYGVTSCEGCKGFFRRSIQKQIEYRCLRDGKCLVIRLNRNRCQYCRFKKCLAVGMSRDSVRYGRVPKRSRERGPEDTMATTMTTTTTTTTMAAMEMQQLTTPDTGNNNANNKNNNNNNNNNNNNNNNSQNAISRVPTAAVVEADQSDADVKPLAVYDVIHQVSQAHHAHCGFTEESTRGLTRKPMIIPASNSSQPASPEDPEAASSTAETVESQRIWLWQQFATRVTPSVQRVVEFAKRMPGFCELSQDDQLILIKVGFFEVWLCHISKMTNDNSMTFEDGTYFTRQQLELMYEPDFVSALMQVTSSLNAHQLTDTELGLFSAAVLLSERPGLNDVKAVQRLQDRVLEALRVQTARPAAEGAGGSATTMASVSQRIPELRALGARHASMLDWFRRNWTKLKLPPLFAEIFDIPKCEEDLQ
- the LOC105678615 gene encoding ecdysone-induced protein 78C isoform X2, whose amino-acid sequence is MDVFKLDQSLSAGLGSAPAPDTLTPEVSFDAGSEFNLSFFDGPEENNSTQGFSDPGSVGSASASPPPGTPGSAIPSAGNPAAAAAAAVAAAAAAGVNNPSAPPLPIVQVPSAGIVIKQEQHYAAADSNSSTPAKSFVPCKVCGDKASGYHYGVTSCEGCKGFFRRSIQKQIEYRCLRDGKCLVIRLNRNRCQYCRFKKCLAVGMSRDSVRYGRVPKRSRERGPEDTMATTMTTTTTTTTMAAMEMQQLTTPDTGNNNANNKNNNNNNNNNNNNNNNSQNAISRVPTAAVVEADQSDADVKPLAVYDVIHQVSQAHHAHCGFTEESTRGLTRKPMIIPPASPEDPEAASSTAETVESQRIWLWQQFATRVTPSVQRVVEFAKRMPGFCELSQDDQLILIKVGFFEVWLCHISKMTNDNSMTFEDGTYFTRQQLELMYEPDFVSALMQVTSSLNAHQLTDTELGLFSAAVLLSERPGLNDVKAVQRLQDRVLEALRVQTARPAAEGAGGSATTMASVSQRIPELRALGARHASMLDWFRRNWTKLKLPPLFAEIFDIPKCEEDLQ
- the LOC105678615 gene encoding ecdysone-induced protein 78C isoform X4, with product MMDVEETNTASTASSSPRPSSPSADFTFISVKGEPITEEPSSPLEATSPGSILRNNNEQHYAAADSNSSTPAKSFVPCKVCGDKASGYHYGVTSCEGCKGFFRRSIQKQIEYRCLRDGKCLVIRLNRNRCQYCRFKKCLAVGMSRDSVRYGRVPKRSRERGPEDTMATTMTTTTTTTTMAAMEMQQLTTPDTGNNNANNKNNNNNNNNNNNNNNNSQNAISRVPTAAVVEADQSDADVKPLAVYDVIHQVSQAHHAHCGFTEESTRGLTRKPMIIPPASPEDPEAASSTAETVESQRIWLWQQFATRVTPSVQRVVEFAKRMPGFCELSQDDQLILIKVGFFEVWLCHISKMTNDNSMTFEDGTYFTRQQLELMYEPDFVSALMQVTSSLNAHQLTDTELGLFSAAVLLSERPGLNDVKAVQRLQDRVLEALRVQTARPAAEGAGGSATTMASVSQRIPELRALGARHASMLDWFRRNWTKLKLPPLFAEIFDIPKCEEDLQ